In Chromobacterium rhizoryzae, one genomic interval encodes:
- a CDS encoding OmpH family outer membrane protein produces the protein MKALLWAAAIVSAVAMSAQAADLKMGYVNTERIYREAAPAIAIQKRLDKEFGERRNELKKMEARAKELESQLAKSSLNSDDRKRYEREYAALDRDYRAKGRELSEDFNQRRNEEFASVQERANRALKQLAEREQYDLILQDVVYVNPKYDLTPKVLKELDR, from the coding sequence ATGAAAGCATTGCTGTGGGCGGCCGCCATCGTATCGGCAGTCGCTATGTCGGCCCAGGCGGCCGATCTCAAAATGGGCTATGTCAACACCGAGCGCATCTATCGCGAAGCGGCGCCGGCGATCGCCATCCAGAAACGTCTGGACAAGGAGTTTGGCGAGCGGCGCAACGAGCTGAAGAAGATGGAGGCGCGCGCCAAGGAGCTGGAGTCTCAGCTGGCCAAGAGCAGCTTGAATTCCGACGACCGCAAGCGCTACGAGCGTGAATACGCGGCGCTGGACCGGGATTACCGGGCCAAGGGCCGCGAGCTGTCCGAGGACTTCAACCAGCGCCGCAACGAGGAGTTCGCTTCGGTGCAGGAGCGGGCCAATCGCGCGCTCAAGCAGCTTGCCGAGCGCGAGCAGTACGACCTGATCCTGCAAGACGTGGTGTATGTGAACCCCAAGTACGACCTGACGCCCAAGGTTCTGAAAGAACTGGACCGCTGA